In bacterium, one DNA window encodes the following:
- a CDS encoding DUF58 domain-containing protein gives MPSPRKYLDPEVISKLSRLDLQARLVVEGFLSGLHQSPYKGFSQEFADYRPYMPGDEPRRIDWKVFARSDRYYIKQYLEETNLRAYILFDISGSMAYGDRISKLEYAKYLCASLAYILSRQKDGVGIITFDSKIREYVPPSAKKVNLSRILGVIDGAAAGGETSIADVLGELAQKTKRRGLIIIVSDLLDQPESVVRAIRSFRFRKHEMLVFQVLDKKEFSFPYADPALFKDLETDDEMIVYPAAIRASYQKHMEQFIAFYRRALLEVHIDCETVFTDTPYDQALIAFLHKRMKML, from the coding sequence ATGCCGTCACCCAGAAAATATCTGGATCCTGAAGTAATCTCAAAACTATCAAGATTGGACCTCCAGGCCAGACTGGTCGTGGAGGGGTTCTTGAGCGGGCTGCACCAGAGCCCGTACAAGGGGTTTTCGCAGGAGTTCGCCGATTACCGGCCGTATATGCCGGGCGACGAGCCGCGCCGCATCGACTGGAAGGTATTTGCCCGCAGTGACCGGTACTATATCAAACAATACCTTGAGGAAACGAATCTGCGCGCTTATATCCTGTTCGATATCAGCGGCTCCATGGCTTATGGCGACCGGATCAGCAAGCTCGAGTACGCCAAGTACCTTTGCGCAAGCCTTGCCTACATCCTCTCCAGGCAGAAGGACGGCGTCGGCATCATCACGTTCGACAGCAAGATCCGTGAATACGTGCCGCCCTCGGCGAAAAAGGTCAATTTATCCAGGATCCTCGGCGTTATCGACGGCGCTGCCGCCGGCGGCGAAACATCGATCGCGGACGTACTGGGTGAACTCGCCCAGAAGACCAAGCGCCGCGGGCTCATCATCATCGTATCCGATCTGCTCGATCAGCCCGAATCGGTGGTCCGGGCGATCCGGTCATTCCGTTTTCGCAAGCACGAGATGCTGGTGTTCCAGGTGCTCGATAAAAAAGAATTCTCTTTTCCCTACGCAGACCCGGCGCTGTTCAAGGATCTGGAGACCGACGATGAAATGATCGTTTATCCAGCCGCCATCCGCGCGTCCTACCAGAAACATATGGAGCAGTTCATCGCGTTTTACCGCCGAGCGCTGCTCGAGGTTCATATTGACTGTGAAACGGTCTTTACGGACACGCCCTATGACCAGGCGCTGATCGCCTTCCTGCACAAACGGATGAAAATGTTGTGA
- a CDS encoding NAD-dependent epimerase/dehydratase family protein yields MKILVTGGAGFIASHIVDAYIREGHDVTVIDDLSTGNRGNVNKRTRFIELDIRDEALKKVFDESRFDVVNHHAAQINVRTSLANPFLDASVNVLGAVRLLDYAAALGVKRFIFASSGGAIYGEPDHYPISEDRVPQPMSPYAVAKLATEHYIKVFAQLHGFTYVILRYSNVYGPRQIGKSEAGVISIFINEILNDRPCFVNGSGDQVRDYVFVEDVVRANVLALDSASDVFNIGTSVETSVNRLVDELAAVTGRNIRHEHRAAIPGEVFRNSLDYSKISRTLKWRPGVSLAEGLKKTFEHFVSINAVTQKISGS; encoded by the coding sequence ATGAAGATCCTCGTGACCGGCGGCGCCGGATTTATCGCCTCGCATATCGTCGATGCATATATCCGGGAAGGCCATGACGTTACGGTCATCGATGACCTGTCGACCGGTAACCGCGGTAACGTGAACAAACGGACGCGGTTCATCGAACTGGACATAAGGGACGAGGCGCTGAAAAAGGTATTTGACGAATCCCGGTTCGATGTTGTCAATCACCACGCCGCCCAGATCAATGTGCGGACATCGCTCGCCAACCCATTTCTCGACGCTTCCGTGAACGTTCTGGGCGCGGTACGGCTGCTTGATTACGCCGCCGCCTTGGGCGTGAAGCGTTTTATTTTCGCATCCAGCGGCGGCGCCATCTACGGGGAACCCGATCACTACCCGATATCCGAGGATCGCGTGCCGCAGCCAATGTCCCCTTACGCCGTAGCGAAGCTTGCCACCGAACACTATATCAAGGTTTTCGCTCAACTCCATGGTTTCACTTATGTGATCCTGCGCTACAGCAACGTGTACGGGCCCAGGCAGATCGGCAAAAGCGAAGCCGGAGTCATCTCGATATTCATCAATGAAATACTGAACGACCGTCCCTGTTTCGTGAACGGCAGCGGCGACCAGGTGCGCGATTATGTGTTCGTTGAGGACGTGGTGCGGGCGAACGTGCTCGCCCTGGACAGCGCGTCCGATGTATTCAATATCGGGACCTCGGTCGAGACGAGCGTCAACCGGTTGGTCGATGAGCTGGCGGCCGTAACCGGCCGCAATATCCGGCACGAGCACCGGGCAGCTATCCCCGGCGAGGTTTTTCGTAATTCCCTGGATTATTCAAAGATCAGCCGGACACTGAAGTGGCGCCCCGGCGTTTCCCTGGCCGAAGGTTTGAAAAAGACCTTTGAGCATTTTGTTTCGATCAATGCCGTCACCCAGAAAATATCTGGATCCTGA
- a CDS encoding FG-GAP-like repeat-containing protein, whose translation MKTPIRPAIFLLFCISIGFSVIPLVTSPSWTSNDNDYSTGGALCDVTMDQQLDFCMGNGNDMASNYNAVYVNGGGALETVASWRSIETGYYSHISMGDVDNDGYPDMAISYLGSGSTNQGPVSIYRNSGTGLNTTAWWTSTDNYNSFDCALGDVDLDGDLDIAVVAGDPYSGITAPVRIYRNNSGTLETTPYWTSTDNTPSDACRWVDLDNDGWLDLVVGYRRKIAVFTNVNGTLETTASWSTTTLGWVLRISVGDYNNDGYKDIAVANNGQLSGDQSRIEVYRNSGGTLQTPAQYVMLTGTDYCSCVEWGDVNNDTWLDLAAGGWWEPAVVFENTTGSINTTPAWSYNGGTNLVGEAVTWGDTDNSSVVTTTDYFSGNGSRKLYYLSRPPVQWFEEARVDSMVVPLSDFTYDRLTGWISFKNAPSSGTNNIEIKYSYARYPDLGLTNWDESHGNYLFSNTITGVEETAAIEHGTAGNLKLTAYPNPFSDITRISIAHGAKQQNHVGQGFSLAQVSKPKGLPYIRIFNAVGQVIKSFNHLTIQPFNQVTWDGTDNSGNSLPAGVYIVQARSDQGSVSEKLILTR comes from the coding sequence ATGAAAACACCGATCAGACCTGCTATTTTCCTGCTTTTCTGCATTTCCATAGGTTTTTCCGTCATCCCCCTTGTCACGTCGCCCTCGTGGACCTCGAACGATAACGATTACTCGACTGGCGGCGCCCTCTGCGACGTGACCATGGACCAGCAACTTGATTTTTGTATGGGCAACGGCAATGACATGGCGTCGAACTACAATGCCGTTTACGTTAACGGCGGCGGGGCGCTTGAGACCGTAGCTTCATGGCGCTCGATCGAGACCGGATACTATTCGCACATCTCCATGGGCGACGTCGATAATGACGGCTACCCGGACATGGCGATCTCATACCTTGGCTCCGGCAGCACGAACCAGGGTCCCGTGAGCATTTACCGTAATTCGGGCACGGGCTTGAACACCACGGCCTGGTGGACATCGACCGACAACTACAATTCCTTTGACTGCGCTCTTGGAGACGTTGATCTGGACGGCGACCTTGACATTGCGGTCGTGGCCGGTGATCCCTACAGCGGCATCACCGCGCCGGTGCGTATTTACCGCAATAACAGCGGCACCCTGGAAACAACCCCCTACTGGACATCGACCGATAACACGCCCAGCGATGCCTGCCGGTGGGTCGATCTGGACAACGATGGCTGGCTGGACCTCGTCGTCGGTTACCGCCGGAAGATCGCGGTGTTCACCAATGTCAACGGGACTCTGGAGACGACCGCTTCGTGGTCGACGACAACCCTGGGATGGGTGCTCCGGATCTCGGTCGGCGACTACAACAACGACGGCTACAAGGATATCGCGGTCGCCAATAACGGGCAGCTGAGCGGCGACCAGAGCCGCATTGAGGTGTACCGCAACAGCGGCGGCACGCTTCAGACGCCAGCCCAGTACGTCATGCTGACCGGCACTGACTACTGTTCGTGCGTGGAGTGGGGCGACGTCAACAACGACACCTGGCTTGACCTGGCGGCCGGCGGATGGTGGGAACCGGCCGTGGTCTTCGAAAATACGACCGGTTCGATCAACACCACGCCGGCGTGGTCTTACAACGGCGGAACGAACCTGGTCGGCGAAGCGGTGACCTGGGGCGATACGGACAATAGTTCGGTCGTCACGACAACCGATTATTTTAGCGGCAACGGCAGCCGCAAGCTCTACTATTTATCGCGGCCTCCGGTCCAGTGGTTCGAGGAAGCACGGGTCGACAGCATGGTCGTGCCGCTTTCGGATTTCACCTACGACCGTTTGACCGGCTGGATCTCGTTCAAGAACGCGCCATCATCGGGGACGAACAACATTGAGATAAAGTATTCCTACGCGCGGTACCCTGACCTGGGTCTGACCAACTGGGACGAGAGTCACGGCAATTACCTTTTCAGCAATACGATCACGGGCGTTGAAGAAACGGCGGCGATCGAGCACGGTACTGCCGGAAATCTTAAATTGACCGCCTATCCCAATCCGTTCAGCGATATTACACGGATCAGCATAGCGCATGGAGCAAAGCAACAAAATCACGTAGGGCAAGGCTTTAGCCTTGCTCAGGTTAGCAAACCTAAAGGTTTGCCCTACATAAGGATCTTCAATGCCGTAGGCCAGGTGATAAAATCATTTAACCATTTAACAATTCAACCATTTAACCAAGTCACCTGGGATGGTACAGATAACAGTGGGAATTCCCTGCCCGCCGGTGTTTATATTGTCCAGGCCAGGTCCGACCAGGGATCGGTCAGCGAAAAACTGATCCTGACAAGGTAG
- a CDS encoding mucoidy inhibitor MuiA family protein translates to MIPLMLMLVGLQVDSKIDSVVMYSDRVIVARKASVYLENATDIVFPDLPGSIDDQSVRVKAQGLTIGEVQVKTGYLKEPHPKIKELQARIRELEIRDRVLSDELTVLKDKEKFLQTVAAGASDVISKEMYTGKIAPTAWDVGLKFIVDGLLAAKMRTAEIERTRIDLQEKMNALKLELDNTRASVENRKAVVFDAKPKNAQTYTIELDYIVFGASWRTYYELRADPADKKIEVDYYGKISQRTGEDWDNVRVVLSTAAPSYGGYAPATEPWYIYSYRGEDYGGYDAERRPAGAPKEAVSESSVLVGEQQAQVVETGIGVWYPLPRRYSIASGEAEKKMAITARQMGAQFAFFTVPRLDMKAYLSGEMNNSTDFLFLAGDANTYVGDDYTGRSYFPTVAPDESIRTFFGVDERVKVKRELKKSRVSKGGLFKNTTKYDIVYENSVKNFHDQEITCTIVDMVPVSQDASIKVGDVKLEPKPTREDKDRGIYYWDAPIAANGEFVISVAFTVEAPPEVDIQRQMY, encoded by the coding sequence ATGATCCCATTGATGCTTATGTTAGTCGGACTGCAGGTCGATTCTAAGATCGATTCGGTCGTCATGTACTCGGACCGGGTCATTGTTGCGCGGAAGGCCAGCGTTTATCTTGAGAACGCGACCGATATCGTTTTCCCGGACCTGCCCGGATCCATCGATGACCAGTCAGTGCGCGTTAAAGCGCAGGGTTTGACCATCGGTGAAGTGCAGGTCAAGACGGGTTACTTGAAAGAACCCCATCCCAAGATCAAGGAGTTGCAGGCGCGCATCCGCGAGCTTGAGATCCGCGACCGCGTGTTGAGCGACGAGCTGACCGTACTGAAAGACAAGGAGAAATTCCTGCAAACCGTGGCCGCGGGCGCTTCCGACGTCATATCCAAGGAAATGTACACCGGCAAGATCGCACCCACCGCCTGGGACGTGGGCCTTAAGTTCATTGTTGACGGTCTGCTGGCCGCTAAGATGCGGACCGCTGAGATCGAGCGGACGCGGATCGATCTCCAGGAAAAGATGAATGCTTTGAAATTGGAACTTGATAATACCAGGGCGTCAGTGGAGAACCGCAAGGCCGTTGTTTTTGACGCAAAACCGAAAAACGCACAGACCTATACGATCGAACTAGATTATATCGTGTTCGGCGCCAGCTGGCGAACTTACTACGAACTGCGGGCGGATCCCGCGGACAAGAAGATCGAAGTCGACTATTACGGCAAGATCAGCCAGCGGACCGGCGAAGATTGGGACAACGTGCGCGTCGTTCTATCCACGGCCGCGCCTTCTTACGGCGGGTACGCGCCGGCGACCGAGCCGTGGTACATATACAGTTACCGGGGCGAAGACTACGGCGGGTATGATGCCGAGCGGCGGCCGGCCGGAGCGCCAAAAGAGGCCGTTAGCGAATCTTCGGTGCTGGTCGGTGAGCAGCAGGCCCAGGTCGTGGAGACCGGTATCGGCGTCTGGTATCCTTTACCGCGTCGGTACAGCATTGCCAGCGGTGAAGCCGAGAAGAAAATGGCGATCACGGCCCGACAGATGGGCGCGCAATTTGCTTTTTTCACGGTTCCGCGGCTGGATATGAAGGCGTACCTGAGCGGTGAAATGAACAACAGTACCGATTTTCTCTTCCTTGCCGGCGATGCCAATACTTACGTCGGCGACGATTACACCGGCAGGTCCTATTTCCCGACCGTGGCGCCGGATGAATCTATCAGGACTTTTTTCGGTGTGGATGAACGGGTCAAAGTAAAAAGGGAATTAAAAAAATCAAGGGTCTCCAAAGGCGGTCTTTTCAAGAATACAACAAAGTACGATATCGTCTACGAGAACTCAGTGAAGAATTTCCATGATCAGGAGATAACCTGCACGATCGTCGATATGGTGCCGGTCTCGCAGGACGCCTCGATCAAGGTTGGCGACGTCAAACTGGAGCCAAAACCGACGCGGGAAGATAAAGATCGCGGTATCTACTACTGGGATGCCCCGATAGCGGCAAATGGTGAATTTGTCATCAGCGTGGCATTCACGGTCGAAGCTCCGCCCGAGGTCGATATCCAGAGGCAGATGTACTAG
- a CDS encoding cation diffusion facilitator family transporter, translating into MNEPPEHSHPQHEISGCKLIGAVVLNIIITIAEVIGGFVSGSLSLLSDAAHNLSDSVSLIISYFAFRLSKRESTAQKTYGYKRAEILAALFNASVLVVIIFFLFREAYLRFFNPVHINGLLMIIVASIGLVANLAAVMLLKKDAAANLNIRSSYLHLLADTFSSVGVVLGGFFVYFFKITWVDPLLTVMIGLYILKESYVIVKQTVNILMQSTPEAIDVMKVKCAIEEIPEVRNLHHVHVWQANDTDIYFEGHVDVYEDYCVSRISDIYKNIESILHDRFGVRHSTIQIEFGTCENKDIIKTC; encoded by the coding sequence ATGAACGAACCACCTGAACACAGTCATCCCCAGCATGAGATCAGCGGCTGCAAACTGATCGGCGCCGTCGTGCTCAACATCATCATTACGATCGCGGAGGTTATCGGCGGCTTTGTATCGGGGAGCCTTTCGCTCTTATCGGACGCCGCCCACAACCTGAGCGACAGCGTGTCGCTCATCATCAGTTATTTCGCGTTCCGCCTGAGCAAGAGGGAAAGCACGGCCCAAAAGACCTACGGCTACAAACGGGCCGAGATCCTGGCTGCGCTGTTCAACGCCTCGGTGCTGGTGGTCATTATATTCTTCCTTTTCCGGGAAGCATACCTGCGGTTTTTCAACCCGGTCCATATCAATGGCCTGCTCATGATCATCGTGGCGTCGATCGGCCTGGTCGCCAACCTGGCCGCGGTCATGCTCCTGAAAAAGGACGCGGCCGCGAACCTGAATATCCGGTCCTCGTACCTCCACCTGCTGGCCGATACATTTTCTTCCGTGGGCGTGGTGCTGGGCGGCTTTTTTGTCTATTTTTTCAAAATAACCTGGGTCGACCCTTTGCTCACGGTCATGATCGGCCTGTACATACTTAAGGAAAGCTACGTTATCGTCAAGCAGACCGTTAATATCCTGATGCAGTCGACACCCGAAGCGATCGACGTCATGAAGGTTAAGTGCGCGATCGAGGAGATCCCTGAAGTCCGCAACCTCCATCATGTGCACGTCTGGCAGGCTAACGATACCGATATTTATTTTGAAGGGCATGTCGATGTCTACGAAGATTACTGTGTAAGCAGGATCTCGGATATCTACAAAAACATCGAATCGATCCTGCACGACCGGTTCGGCGTTCGCCATTCGACGATCCAGATCGAGTTCGGCACCTGCGAGAACAAGGACATCATCAAAACATGCTAA
- a CDS encoding MBL fold metallo-hydrolase, translating into MALTFIGAARTVTGSLYLVEYDHQKFLMECGLYQGHRDEAERINCTFPFKPKEIKAVILSHAHLDHSGNLPSLVKRGFEGPVYCTPATTDIASLLLMDSARLQENDIAYFNKKQAQHNRPLKEPLYTSADAETAIRKFMSVNYQTAFEPVSGVWASLYDAGHILGSSQIVIELGKTRILYSGDLGRKNMPIIKDPARVSDIDYLIMESTYGSRLHTSFDEMTGELKDLIDEGIARGSKIIIPAFAVERTQLLITMLKDLYTQGTIKDVPVYIDSPLATNVTDVFKRHPECFDEETYKIFERDDPFNFPKLHYTLDTEDSKRLNTMPGSMIIISASGMCEGGRILHHLIHSISDPNTIIIITGFQARGTLGRRILDGVSAVQIFNESYDVKAKIHYMSGLSAHGDSRDLLEYVKVLNSPRLKCVYLVHGDIEESVPLKQKIEELGIKVEIPQTMQQVAI; encoded by the coding sequence ATGGCATTGACTTTTATTGGCGCGGCACGGACCGTCACCGGCTCGCTCTATCTGGTCGAGTACGACCACCAGAAATTCCTGATGGAATGCGGTCTGTACCAGGGACACCGGGATGAGGCCGAAAGGATCAACTGCACGTTCCCGTTCAAACCCAAAGAAATAAAAGCCGTTATCCTGTCCCACGCGCATCTTGACCATTCGGGGAACCTGCCGAGCCTGGTAAAGCGCGGATTCGAAGGCCCGGTCTACTGCACGCCGGCAACGACCGATATCGCATCCCTGCTCCTGATGGACTCGGCACGCTTGCAGGAAAACGACATCGCGTACTTTAATAAAAAACAAGCCCAGCACAACCGGCCCCTGAAAGAACCACTGTATACTTCAGCTGACGCCGAAACCGCTATCCGGAAATTCATGTCGGTGAACTACCAGACCGCGTTCGAACCGGTATCGGGCGTCTGGGCGTCACTTTACGACGCCGGCCACATTTTGGGATCATCCCAGATCGTGATCGAGCTCGGCAAGACCAGGATCCTGTACAGCGGTGACCTGGGCCGGAAGAACATGCCGATCATCAAAGACCCGGCGCGTGTCAGCGACATTGACTACCTGATAATGGAATCCACTTACGGCAGCCGGCTGCACACGTCCTTCGATGAAATGACCGGGGAACTCAAAGATCTGATCGATGAAGGCATAGCCCGGGGGAGCAAAATAATTATCCCGGCTTTTGCCGTCGAACGGACCCAACTGCTCATTACCATGCTCAAGGACCTGTATACCCAGGGAACGATCAAGGATGTGCCGGTCTACATTGACAGCCCGCTGGCCACGAATGTAACGGATGTTTTCAAGCGCCACCCCGAATGTTTCGACGAAGAGACCTATAAGATCTTCGAGCGCGATGACCCGTTCAATTTTCCCAAACTCCACTATACCCTCGATACGGAAGATTCAAAACGCCTTAATACGATGCCTGGATCAATGATCATCATTTCGGCATCGGGCATGTGCGAAGGAGGAAGGATACTCCACCACCTCATCCATTCGATCAGCGATCCAAACACGATCATCATCATCACTGGATTTCAGGCGCGCGGCACTCTGGGACGCAGGATCCTGGACGGAGTGAGCGCGGTTCAGATCTTCAATGAGTCTTATGATGTGAAAGCGAAGATCCATTACATGAGCGGATTATCCGCGCATGGCGACTCGCGGGATCTGCTGGAATATGTTAAGGTCTTGAACAGCCCGCGTCTTAAATGCGTCTATCTCGTGCACGGGGACATCGAGGAATCAGTGCCGCTAAAGCAGAAGATCGAGGAACTGGGTATTAAAGTGGAGATCCCGCAGACGATGCAGCAGGTCGCGATTTGA
- a CDS encoding acyl-CoA dehydrogenase family protein, translating to MDYFLTSEEKALKEKVRAFTEKLVVPMLDELDIKAEFPTEIVKEFGKQGLFRIFVPAQYGGTGAKIMDMCIACEEVGRICAGVATAYAVGALGSGPIVYFASEEQKQKYLPLIASGEKLCAFGLTEAQAGSDVANMKTTARKEGDYYVLNGIKQFISNGSISDVYVVLAATDKTRGARGISAFIVENGTGGLTFGRHENKLGIRTSTTTELVFEDCRVPKQNLMGKEGMGFIYTMRNFDRARPGVGAIGLGTAQGAYENVLAFAGKHDLLNDQYIQRKLADMATEIEAGRALIHAAARTIDSGYKGFSKASSFSKLYPTDLAMKCALEAIDIMGPYSILREYKVEKMLRDAKITQIYEGTNQIQRQVIALELIRETGTGKRTDHGI from the coding sequence ATGGATTATTTTCTAACTTCTGAAGAAAAAGCCCTGAAAGAAAAAGTACGGGCATTCACAGAAAAACTTGTTGTGCCAATGCTGGATGAACTGGATATCAAAGCTGAGTTTCCGACCGAGATCGTCAAAGAGTTCGGGAAACAGGGTCTTTTTAGGATCTTCGTACCCGCGCAGTACGGCGGTACCGGCGCCAAGATCATGGACATGTGCATCGCCTGCGAAGAAGTCGGACGCATCTGTGCCGGTGTCGCGACGGCGTACGCGGTCGGCGCGCTGGGTTCAGGCCCGATCGTTTATTTTGCCAGCGAAGAGCAGAAACAGAAATACCTGCCCTTGATCGCGTCGGGCGAAAAACTGTGCGCGTTCGGCCTGACCGAAGCCCAGGCCGGCAGCGACGTCGCCAATATGAAGACGACTGCGCGTAAAGAAGGCGATTATTATGTTCTTAACGGCATCAAACAATTCATATCCAACGGCAGCATCTCGGACGTGTACGTGGTCCTGGCGGCGACGGATAAAACCCGGGGAGCCCGCGGCATTTCGGCGTTCATCGTCGAAAACGGCACGGGTGGTTTAACGTTCGGCCGGCATGAGAATAAACTCGGGATTCGGACCTCCACGACCACTGAACTGGTCTTTGAGGATTGCCGTGTGCCGAAACAGAACCTTATGGGCAAGGAAGGCATGGGGTTCATCTACACGATGAGAAATTTTGACCGGGCACGGCCCGGTGTCGGCGCGATCGGTCTTGGCACAGCCCAGGGTGCTTATGAAAACGTGCTCGCTTTTGCCGGCAAACATGACCTGCTCAATGATCAATATATCCAGCGCAAACTCGCGGATATGGCAACGGAGATAGAAGCCGGACGGGCGCTCATTCATGCTGCGGCGCGCACGATCGATTCAGGATACAAAGGATTTTCAAAAGCATCCTCATTCTCCAAGCTCTATCCCACTGATCTCGCGATGAAGTGCGCGCTCGAAGCCATTGATATCATGGGGCCGTACAGTATCCTGCGCGAGTACAAAGTTGAAAAAATGCTGAGGGACGCCAAGATCACGCAGATCTACGAAGGCACCAACCAGATCCAGCGCCAGGTGATCGCGTTGGAACTGATCCGCGAAACCGGTACCGGTAAAAGGACTGATCATGGAATTTAA
- a CDS encoding acyl-CoA dehydrogenase family protein codes for MEFNKETALLQAEFRKFAKDVIAPKVDDHDKKGEVPREFILKLSEMGMLGALVPESCGGVALDTLGTVVALEEISKVCPSTGLILAVHNGLFAYPIVKFGTDAQRSKYLPQACGGEVVGGFAEMAANELLVAAATGSSQYTISGQNQLLLNGELNGPFVLSIPLPGSDASTFSIIDPGCPGVKITKNTTIIGMKASGIADVRFQDALVNSGAILGVDRQGQEITADVRNIVRLLFASIALGISQGAYENALKYAKERVQFGEPIANFGMVREMLADMAVKIESVRLLTYDAALARDAQKDFSKAAAIAHLVAAQSVADITNNAIQIYGGYGYMKDYPVERYFRDAQVIRVLCGTSRLDKEFIAAKII; via the coding sequence ATGGAATTTAATAAAGAAACCGCGTTACTGCAGGCTGAATTCAGAAAATTCGCCAAGGATGTGATCGCCCCGAAAGTCGATGATCACGATAAAAAGGGAGAAGTCCCCCGGGAGTTCATTCTCAAACTGTCGGAGATGGGCATGCTCGGCGCCCTGGTACCCGAATCATGCGGCGGGGTTGCCCTTGATACCCTGGGCACCGTCGTCGCGCTCGAGGAGATCAGTAAGGTCTGCCCATCTACCGGCCTGATCCTGGCCGTACATAATGGCCTGTTCGCGTACCCGATCGTAAAATTCGGCACTGACGCACAGAGATCAAAATACCTGCCGCAAGCGTGTGGCGGCGAAGTGGTCGGTGGTTTCGCGGAAATGGCGGCTAATGAATTGCTGGTCGCGGCGGCCACAGGCAGCAGCCAATATACGATCAGCGGTCAAAATCAACTGCTCCTTAACGGCGAGCTCAATGGACCGTTCGTTCTTTCGATACCCCTTCCCGGATCCGATGCTTCCACATTCAGCATAATCGATCCCGGCTGCCCCGGTGTCAAAATCACGAAAAATACGACTATTATCGGCATGAAAGCTTCAGGGATCGCGGATGTCCGATTCCAGGATGCGCTCGTCAACAGCGGCGCGATCCTGGGCGTGGACCGGCAAGGCCAGGAGATCACCGCTGATGTCCGCAACATCGTTCGTCTTTTGTTCGCGTCCATCGCCCTTGGCATAAGCCAGGGCGCGTATGAGAATGCGCTCAAATATGCCAAAGAACGCGTCCAGTTCGGCGAGCCGATCGCCAATTTCGGCATGGTCCGAGAGATGCTCGCGGACATGGCGGTCAAGATCGAATCGGTCAGGCTTCTCACCTATGATGCGGCACTGGCGCGCGACGCCCAGAAAGATTTTTCCAAAGCGGCGGCGATTGCCCACCTTGTCGCGGCGCAGTCTGTTGCCGACATCACGAACAACGCGATCCAGATCTACGGCGGCTACGGTTACATGAAAGATTACCCCGTGGAGCGTTATTTCCGCGATGCTCAGGTCATTCGAGTCTTGTGCGGCACGTCACGACTGGACAAAGAATTCATCGCGGCCAAAATAATATAA
- a CDS encoding YfhL family 4Fe-4S dicluster ferredoxin encodes MAYKINEDCTGCGLCEPECPVQAITAGDPIYTIDFSKCVECVGHFDEPQCVAVCPVAACIPDPEHPKK; translated from the coding sequence ATGGCTTACAAGATCAATGAAGATTGCACTGGCTGCGGACTCTGCGAACCCGAGTGCCCGGTACAGGCGATCACAGCCGGTGATCCGATCTATACGATAGATTTTAGCAAATGCGTGGAGTGCGTCGGGCATTTTGACGAACCTCAGTGCGTTGCTGTGTGCCCGGTCGCTGCTTGTATACCGGACCCGGAACACCCGAAAAAGTAG